A region of Dioscorea cayenensis subsp. rotundata cultivar TDr96_F1 chromosome 5, TDr96_F1_v2_PseudoChromosome.rev07_lg8_w22 25.fasta, whole genome shotgun sequence DNA encodes the following proteins:
- the LOC120261181 gene encoding cystathionine gamma-synthase 1, chloroplastic: MAVTSASCHFLALPKPFIPSAAATATAAAASFDPRSTAANHGGPDKPSACLRPGSSSSLRHLGFSSALILRFPPNFVRQLSTKARRNCSNIGVAQIVAASWSNNTNPVPPPSAAAAIDGPLAAVPLAADADSAAVVFDGIASPPQTADGPKAAASASAIFSSDGSLAVHAGERFGRGIVTDGITTPIVNTSAYWFKNSNQLLDFKEGRHTSYEYGRYGNPTTAVLEAKISALERAESTLFMASGMNASVCLLSALVPAGGHIVTTTDFYRKTRKYMENELPQKGITTTVIDPADVDSLTAALDKHNVSLFFTETPTNPFFRCVDIKLVSELCHSKGTVVCIDGTFASPINQKALMLGADLVLHSATKFIAGHNDVLGGCISGSEELISKIRLYHNVVGGVLNPNAAYMILRGMKTLHLRVQQHNSTALRMAQFLEEHPKIIRVYYPGLPSHPEHHIAKKQMTGFGGVVSFEVDGDLRTTMKFIDSLKIPYNAPSFGGCESIIDQPALMSYWDSPSERTKYGIKDNLVRFSCGVEDFEDLKADIAQALDAI, encoded by the exons ATGGCCGTCACCTCCGCTTCGTGCCATTTCTTAGCCCTTCCCAAACCCTTCATCCCCTCCGccgccgccaccgccaccgccgccgccgcctcCTTCGATCCCCGTTCCACAGCTGCCAATCATGGCGGTCCCGACAAGCCCTCCGCTTGCCTCCGCCCTGGCTCCTCCTCGTCTCTCCGCCATTTGGGTTTCTCATCCGCGCTCATCCTTCGGTTTCCGCCCAACTTCGTCCGCCAGCTTAGTACCAAGGCCCGCCGTAATTGCAGCAACATCGGTGTAGCCCAGATCGTCGCCGCTTCGTGGTCAAACAACACCAACCCTGTTCCTCCTCCCTCCGCCGCCGCTGCCATCGATGGCCCACTTGCGGCTGTCCCCTTGGCGGCGGATGCGGATTCGGCTGCTGTCGTCTTCGATGGCATCGCCAGTCCTCCACAGACTGCAGATGGCCCTAAGGCCGCTGCTTCTGCATCTGCGATTTTTAGCTCCGATGGGAGCCTTGCTGTCCATGCCG GTGAAAGATTTGGGCGCGGCATAGTTACGGATGGTATCACCACCCCTATCGTCAACACATCTGCTTACTGGTTCAAAAACTCTAACCAGCTGCTCGATTTCAAG GAAGGAAGGCATACTAGCTATGAGTATGGACGCTATGGAAACCCAACCACAGCTGTTTTGGAGGCAAAGATAAG TGCATTGGAGAGAGCCGAGTCTACCCTGTTTATGGCTTCCGGTATGAATGCTTCTGTTTGTCTGCTCTCAGCACTGGTACCTGCTGGTGGCCATATTGTTACGACCACTGATTTCTACAGGAAGACTAGGAAATACATGGAGAACGAGCTCCCCCAAAAAGGGATCACA ACAACTGTCATTGACCCAGCTGATGTTGACTCTTTGACGGCTGCTCTGGATAAACATAAT GTATCTCTATTCTTCACCGAAACACCAACTAATCCATTCTTCCGATGTGTTGATATCAAGTTGGTTTCAGAGCTTTGCCATAGCAAAGGTACAGTGGTTTGCATAGATGGCACTTTTGCGTCACCTATTAATCAGAAAGCCTTGATGTTGGGAGCCGACCTTGTTCTGCATTCTGCAACCAAGTTTATTGCTGGTCATAATGAT GTTCTTGGTGGTTGCATCAGTGGCTCAGAGGAACTAATTTCCAAAATACGCCTGTATCACAATGTTGTTGGTGGTGTTCTAAATCCT AATGCTGCGTATATGATCCTTCGAGGTATGAAGACATTGCATCTTCGTGTACAGCAACATAACAGTACAGCATTGAGGATGGCCCAATTTTTAGAGGAACATCCCAAG ATTATACGAGTCTATTATCCGGGATTGCCAAGTCATCCGGAGCATCACATTGCCAAAAAGCAAATGACTGGTTTTGGTGGTGTGGTCAGTTTTGAG GTTGACGGTGATTTGAGGACTACTATGAAGTTCATTGATTCTTTGAAGATCCCTTATAATGCCCCATCCTTTGGAGGCTGTGAGAGCATTATAGACCAACCTGCCCTCATGTCATACTG GGACAGCCCTTCGGAGAGAACCAAATATGGGATCAAGGACAACCTGGTGAGGTTCAGTTGTGGTGTAGAGGACTTTGAGGATCTGAAGGCTGATATAGCTCAGGCCTTAGATGCCATCTAA
- the LOC120260432 gene encoding fructose-bisphosphate aldolase-lysine N-methyltransferase, chloroplastic isoform X1 → MAFLHHHLPFHLHLTTLTPPTRTSPRLLRTLACASPDGLHGSRSPSQSVLDSFWQWATDKGAVSSSLKPGFFVPEGLGLLAQRNISGNEVVLEVPKSLWITSELVAASDLGRLCTGFKPWVSISLFLLCERSKGDASPWRPYIDILPQSTDSTIFWSEEELAEIQGTQLLSTTLGVKEYVQSEFLKVENEVILPNKNIFPSTITFDDFLWAFGMLRSRAFSRLRGENLVLIPLADLINHNYRIKSEDDSWEIKAKGIFSRELIFSLRTPVPVNMGEQVYIQYDLKKSDAELAMDYGFIESTSDRQIYTMTLEIAESDPFYGDKLDIAESNGFGESAYFDIVLGCPLPPSMLPYLRLVALEGTDAFLLESIFRDSIWRHLELPVSRSNEEMICKVVRDACRSALSLYQTTIEEDEELLERGQLDPRLKIAVAIRAGEKKVLQQIDSIFNEREQELNGLEYYQERRLKDLGLIGEEGEIIFWESK, encoded by the exons ATGGCGTTCCTCCATCACCACCTCCCATTCCACCTCCATCTCACCACACTCACTCCGCCCACCAGGACAAGCCCTAGATTGCTCCGCACTCTCGCTTGCGCTTCTCCAGACGGACTCCATGGATCCCGTTCTCCCTCCCAATCGGTTCTCGATTCCTTCTGGCAATGGGCCACTGACAAGGGCGCTGTCTCTTCCTCCTTGAAACCTGGCTTCTTCGTCCCGGAAGGGCTAGGGCTTCTCGCCCAGAGAAACATCTCCGGCAATGAGGTAGTGCTTGAGGTCCCCAAATCCCTCTGGATTACCTCCGAACTCGTCGCTGCCTCTGATCTTGGCCGCCTCTGCACCGGTTTCAAGCCTTGGGTCTCTATCTCCCTCTTCCTTCTCTGCGAGAGATCCAAGGGTGATGCTTCCCCATGGCGGCCCTACATCGATATCCTCCCCCAATCCACCGATTCCACCATCTTCTG GTCGGAGGAAGAGCTTGCCGAGATTCAAG GAACCCAATTGCTGAGCACAACATTGGGTGTCAAAGAATATGTACAAAGTGAATTTCTCAAAGTTGAAAATGAAGTGATTCTTCCTAACAAGAACATTTTTCCTTCGACCATCACATTTGATGATTTCTTATGGGCATTTGGAATGCTCAGATCAAGAGCATTTTCACGCCTTCGTGGTGAAAATCTTGTCCTCATCCCACTTGCAGACCTT ATTAATCACAATTATAGAATAAAATCAGAAGATGATTCATGGGAGATCAAAGCAAAGGGCATTTTCTCCAGAGAACTCATATTCTCCCTGCGGACACCAGTTCCTGTCAATATGGGTGAGCAG GTATACATACAATATGATTTGAAAAAGAGTGATGCTGAATTGGCAATGGACTATGGCTTCATTGAATCAACCTCAGATCGGCAGATATATACTATGACACTGGAGATTGCTGAATCAGACCCATTTTATGGAGACAAGCTTGATATTGCGGAGTCCAATGGTTTTGGTGAATCTGCGTACTTTGACATTGTCTTGGGATGTCCACTTCCTCCATCTATGCTCCCATATTTACGGTTGGTAGCTCTGGAGGGTACAGATGCTTTTTTATTGGAATCGATATTCAGAGATTCAATCTGGAGGCACCTTGAGTTGCCTGTTAGCCGTTCCAATGAAGAGATGATATGCAAGGTGGTTAGAGATGCCTGCAGATCTGCCCTTTCTCTCTATCAAACGACCATAGAAGAG GATGAAGAACTTCTAGAAAGGGGACAACTAGATCCAAGACTAAAGATTGCTGTTGCCATTAGAGCTGGAGAGAAGAAAGTACTTCAGCAAATTGACAGCATATTTAATGAGAGGGAGCAGGAGTTGAATGGGCTGGAATACTACCAAGAGAGGCGGCTTAAAGATTTGGGATTGATTGGAGAAGAGGGGGAAATCATTTTCTGGGAATCCAAGTAG
- the LOC120260432 gene encoding fructose-bisphosphate aldolase-lysine N-methyltransferase, chloroplastic isoform X2 — protein sequence MAALHRYPPPIHRFHHLLCRSEEELAEIQGTQLLSTTLGVKEYVQSEFLKVENEVILPNKNIFPSTITFDDFLWAFGMLRSRAFSRLRGENLVLIPLADLINHNYRIKSEDDSWEIKAKGIFSRELIFSLRTPVPVNMGEQVYIQYDLKKSDAELAMDYGFIESTSDRQIYTMTLEIAESDPFYGDKLDIAESNGFGESAYFDIVLGCPLPPSMLPYLRLVALEGTDAFLLESIFRDSIWRHLELPVSRSNEEMICKVVRDACRSALSLYQTTIEEDEELLERGQLDPRLKIAVAIRAGEKKVLQQIDSIFNEREQELNGLEYYQERRLKDLGLIGEEGEIIFWESK from the exons ATGGCGGCCCTACATCGATATCCTCCCCCAATCCACCGATTCCACCATCTTCTG TGCAGGTCGGAGGAAGAGCTTGCCGAGATTCAAG GAACCCAATTGCTGAGCACAACATTGGGTGTCAAAGAATATGTACAAAGTGAATTTCTCAAAGTTGAAAATGAAGTGATTCTTCCTAACAAGAACATTTTTCCTTCGACCATCACATTTGATGATTTCTTATGGGCATTTGGAATGCTCAGATCAAGAGCATTTTCACGCCTTCGTGGTGAAAATCTTGTCCTCATCCCACTTGCAGACCTT ATTAATCACAATTATAGAATAAAATCAGAAGATGATTCATGGGAGATCAAAGCAAAGGGCATTTTCTCCAGAGAACTCATATTCTCCCTGCGGACACCAGTTCCTGTCAATATGGGTGAGCAG GTATACATACAATATGATTTGAAAAAGAGTGATGCTGAATTGGCAATGGACTATGGCTTCATTGAATCAACCTCAGATCGGCAGATATATACTATGACACTGGAGATTGCTGAATCAGACCCATTTTATGGAGACAAGCTTGATATTGCGGAGTCCAATGGTTTTGGTGAATCTGCGTACTTTGACATTGTCTTGGGATGTCCACTTCCTCCATCTATGCTCCCATATTTACGGTTGGTAGCTCTGGAGGGTACAGATGCTTTTTTATTGGAATCGATATTCAGAGATTCAATCTGGAGGCACCTTGAGTTGCCTGTTAGCCGTTCCAATGAAGAGATGATATGCAAGGTGGTTAGAGATGCCTGCAGATCTGCCCTTTCTCTCTATCAAACGACCATAGAAGAG GATGAAGAACTTCTAGAAAGGGGACAACTAGATCCAAGACTAAAGATTGCTGTTGCCATTAGAGCTGGAGAGAAGAAAGTACTTCAGCAAATTGACAGCATATTTAATGAGAGGGAGCAGGAGTTGAATGGGCTGGAATACTACCAAGAGAGGCGGCTTAAAGATTTGGGATTGATTGGAGAAGAGGGGGAAATCATTTTCTGGGAATCCAAGTAG
- the LOC120261523 gene encoding NEP1-interacting protein-like 2 → MEVVARGSCVCGGFVEIGQGVCNSCGRLRADASVARLSTRSMEMGWGGSGVRLCIPRLIVGALSGALTGLFALAGAFTGAVTGALAGRASDSGVIRGAGLGAVAGAVLSVEVLEASRAYWCSEQTGSRSTSSMADFIEELLHGRLMQEQIAPGMFSTYRGQVNVSDIGQEDIYDIFGEVASKGLSKESLKKLPWHIISDENRDGNEDRVCCSICLQDMVIGETVRRLPVCSHTFHLSCVDKWLISHESCPICRQGV, encoded by the exons ATGGAGGTGGTTGCGAGGGGTTCGTGCGTTTGCGGTGGATTTGTTGAGATTGGTCAGGGAGTCTGCAATTCGTGTGGAAGATTGCGAGCTGATGCGTCGGTTGCTCGTTTGAGTACGCGGTCGATGGAGATGGGTTGGGGAGGCAGTGGTGTCCGTCTCTGTATCCCTAGGTTGATCGTTGGAGCGCTTTCTGGAGCTCTCACTGGCCTCTTTGCTCTAG CTGGAGCTTTTACTGGGGCAGTTACTGGTGCATTGGCTGGTAGAGCATCTGATAGCGGTGTTATTCGTGGAGCGGGGCTAGGAGCTGTTGCTGGGGCTGTTCTTTCTGTGGAAGTCTTGGAGGCTTCTCGTGCTTACTGGTGCTCTGAGCAAACTGGCTCTCGAAGTACATCATCCATG GCAGATTTCATTGAGGAGCTTCTTCATGGTCGGTTAATGCAAGAACAGATTGCACCTGGAATGTTTTCAACATATCGTGGGCAG GTTAACGTCTCAGACATAGGCCAGGAGGATATCTATGACATTTTTGGAGAGGTTGCTTCAAAAGGATTGTCAAAAGAGTCTTTAAAGAAGCTTCCGTGGCATATTATAAGCGATGAAAATAGAGATGGTAATGAAGATAGGGTCTGTTGCTCAATTTGTCTGCAG GATATGGTAATTGGGGAGACAGTGAGAAGGTTGCCGGTATGTTCCCATACATTCCATTTATCATGCGTGGACAAATGGCTCATTTCTCATGAGTCTTGCCCAATATGTAGGCAGGGTGTGTAG
- the LOC120262457 gene encoding general transcription and DNA repair factor IIH subunit TFB4 encodes MASSAPPPKLYTDDVSLIVIILDTNPFFWGTLSNTTASNFSFSKFLNHMIPFVNSLLLLNQLNHVVLIAAGVTSCGYIYDSATAVASDGGQKVPAVCSEILSRLEEFVAKDQKLGNGDLRTVGGVMSSLFSGALSLALCYIQRVFRSGMQHPQPRILCLQGSPDGPEQYVAVMNAIFSAQRSMVPIDSCVVGMQHSAFLQQASYITGGVYLKPQQLDGLFEYFTAVFATDLQSRSFLQLPRPVGVDFRASCFCHKKTIDMGYVCSVCLSIFCKPHKKCSTCGSEISHSQTEQLDRKRKLSEV; translated from the exons ATGGCTTCATCGGCACCACCCCCGAAGCTGTATACTGATGATGTAAGTCTCATCGTGATCATACTCGATACCAACCCCTTCTTTTGGGGCACCCTCTCAAACACAACGGCCTCAAACTTCTCCTTTTCCAAATTCCTCAACCACATGATTCCCTTTGTTAACTCGCTTCTCCTGCTTAACCAACTCAACCATGTTGTCCTTATTGCTGCTGGTGTTACTTCTTGTGGATACATATATGATTCTGCCACAGCTGTGGCGTCTGATGGTGGTCAGAAGGTGCCTGCTGTTTGTTCTGAGATCTTGAGTCGCTTGGAGGAGTTTGTTGCAAAAGATCAAAAACTCGGTAATGGTGATCTGAGGACAGTTGGCGGTGTGATGTCATCATTGTTCTCAGGGGCACTCTCACTTGCACTTTGTT ATATACAGAGGGTTTTCCGGTCTGGTATGCAGCATCCTCAGCCAAGG ATTTTATGCTTGCAGGGCTCCCCAGATGGACCTGAACA ATATGTTGCAGTGATGAATGCAATATTCTCAGCGCAACGTTCCATG GTTCCTATTGATTCATGTGTTGTGGGAATGCAACACTCTGCCTTCTTGCAGCAG GCTTCATATATTACCGGTGGGGTTTATCTGAAACCACAACAGCTGGATGGCTTATTTGAATATTTCACA GCAGTATTTGCAACTGATTTGCAATCTCGCAGTTTCTTGCAACTTCCTAGACCTGTTGGTGTGGATTTTCGTGCTTC GTGCTTTTGCCATAAAAAGACCATTGACATGGGGTATGTTTGCTCTGTTTGTCTATCAATATTCTGCAAACCTCACAAAAAGTGTTCCACTTGTGG ATCAGAAATCAGTCACTCACAAACTGAACAGTTGGATCGCAAAAGAAAACTTTCAGAAGTTTGA